From Salvelinus sp. IW2-2015 linkage group LG18, ASM291031v2, whole genome shotgun sequence, a single genomic window includes:
- the LOC111977444 gene encoding uncharacterized protein isoform X1, producing MANSVAFHTQLASIMEVLANAAVAEICELVDNGYAVLHLEISQGQKENEALRRKLRMMELKVSRASAMRAGMGSSILAHSRFRTHVGMESKRTSSGEVQCQRAVDSQLVTSLFRDGKSSGDTGQTTTQRKPAALDEIKPKSLTIKEERREEAWDNHDQRERLSTGALNHSIDGGERHSNIVTEATQPISKQENASSCKWYMVKEMNKPECIQFKEERQEDTISLQNDSRIKGSVESGADEDKRGVIGHTQTDSLFEDYDPHINADQERERTIQKFQHTNVAHRVRKQGYSGLWTQSSTETDSEDPACSYSEEISPTHVKAHTKQQQTSVAEESNLFAVESHNVKPVSAMLDSEPYEEKCKSSSNDDYYDNDGSNNLHPQNSISYETTENFGNLAGRCFSNSQVNIRGNTARPKVGIVQRYMAGHKMQHGVGKREKRFVCGFCRKSFTCPKYLQSHQRVHTGEKPFSCSQCGKRFGQAVYLKKHQNVHTGEKPFVCPLCGKQFADASNLIRHKSVHTGERPFI from the exons ATGGCAAATTCCGTTGCCTTTCACACTCAgctagcctccatcatggaggtttTGGCTAACGCGGCCGTGGCTGAAATCTGCGAGCTTGTTGACAATGGCTATGCGGTCCTGCATTTGGAGATATCTCAAGGACAGAAGGAGAATGAAGCGTTGAGGAGGAAACTACGGATGATGGAGCTGAAAGTGTCTCGTGCGAGTGCCATGAGAGCGGGAATGGGAAGCTCAATCCTCGCGCACAGTCGCTTTCGAACTCACGTTGGCATGGAATCGAAAAGGACATCAAGCG GTGAGGTACAATGTCAGAGAGCAGTTGATTCCCAGTTGGTCACCAGCCTGTTTAGGGATGGAAAGTCCTCAGGTGATACTGGACAGACTACCACACAGAGAAAG CCTGCTGCGTTGGATGAGATAAAGCCCAAATCACTTACCATCAAAGAGGAGAGGCGGGAAGAAGCCTGGGACAATCATGACCAACGAGAGAGATTGAGTACCG GAGCTTTAAATCATAGTATTGATGGAGGAGAAAGGCATTCCAACATCGTCACAGAGGCTACTCAACCAATCAGCAAACAGGAGAATGCCAGCTCTTGTAAATGG TATATGGTGAAGGAGATGAATAAGCCTGAGTGCATCCAATTCAAAGAGGAAAGACAGGAGGACACCATAAGCCTACAGAATGACTCAAGGATAaaag GCAGTGTTGAATCAGGTGCTGATGAAGACAAAAGGGGTGTGATTGGACACACTCAGACCGACAGTCTCTTTGAGGACTATGATCCGCACATCAACGCAGACCAAGAGAGGGAGCGCACAATCCAGAAGTTTCAGCATACGAACGTTGCACACCGTGTACGGAAGCAGGGATACTCAGGCTTGTGGACACAAAGCAGCACTGAAACAGATTCTGAGGATCCAGCTTGCTCTTATTCTGAGGAAATTAGCCCCACTCATGTCAAAGCTCACACAAAGCAACAACAGACTTCCGTAGCTGAGGAAAGCAATTTGTTCGCTGTTGAATCTCACAATGTGAAACCAGTGTCTGCAATGCTTGATTCTGAACCCTATGAAGAAAAATGTAAATCTAGCAGTAATGATGATTATTATGATAATGATGGCAGTAATAATTTGCATCCACAAAACAGCATCTCTTATGAGACTACTGAAAACTTTGGAAATCTTGCTGGGAGGTGTTTCTCTAACAGTCAAGTAAATATTAGAGGGAACACAGCAAGGCCCAAGGTGGGCATAGTTCAACGCTACATGGCAGGACATAAAATGCAACACGGGGTTGGCAAGCGAGAAAAACGGTTTGTTTGTGGCTTCTGCAGAAAAAGTTTCACTTGTCCAAAGTATCTTCAGTCTCACCAGCGGGttcacacaggagaaaaaccCTTCAGCTgctctcagtgtgggaagagGTTCGGCCAAGCTGTTTATCTGAAGAAACATCAGAAcgtccacacgggagagaaaccATTTGTTTGCCCATTGTGTGGAAAGCAATTTGCGGATGCAAGTAATCTCATCAGACACAAGAGTGTTCATACAGGAGAAAGACCCTTCATCTGA
- the LOC111977444 gene encoding uncharacterized protein isoform X3: MANSVAFHTQLASIMEVLANAAVAEICELVDNGYAVLHLEISQGQKENEALRRKLRMMELKVSRASAMRAGMGSSILAHSRFRTHVGMESKRTSSGEVQCQRAVDSQLVTSLFRDGKSSGDTGQTTTQRKPAALDEIKPKSLTIKEERREEAWDNHDQRERLSTGALNHSIDGGERHSNIVTEATQPISKQENASSCKWYMVKEMNKPECIQFKEERQEDTISLQNDSRIKDTLGEWGQGHGLPFNVDRGAIRIKCLAQGQIDRFFTLSAQGEQC, encoded by the exons ATGGCAAATTCCGTTGCCTTTCACACTCAgctagcctccatcatggaggtttTGGCTAACGCGGCCGTGGCTGAAATCTGCGAGCTTGTTGACAATGGCTATGCGGTCCTGCATTTGGAGATATCTCAAGGACAGAAGGAGAATGAAGCGTTGAGGAGGAAACTACGGATGATGGAGCTGAAAGTGTCTCGTGCGAGTGCCATGAGAGCGGGAATGGGAAGCTCAATCCTCGCGCACAGTCGCTTTCGAACTCACGTTGGCATGGAATCGAAAAGGACATCAAGCG GTGAGGTACAATGTCAGAGAGCAGTTGATTCCCAGTTGGTCACCAGCCTGTTTAGGGATGGAAAGTCCTCAGGTGATACTGGACAGACTACCACACAGAGAAAG CCTGCTGCGTTGGATGAGATAAAGCCCAAATCACTTACCATCAAAGAGGAGAGGCGGGAAGAAGCCTGGGACAATCATGACCAACGAGAGAGATTGAGTACCG GAGCTTTAAATCATAGTATTGATGGAGGAGAAAGGCATTCCAACATCGTCACAGAGGCTACTCAACCAATCAGCAAACAGGAGAATGCCAGCTCTTGTAAATGG TATATGGTGAAGGAGATGAATAAGCCTGAGTGCATCCAATTCAAAGAGGAAAGACAGGAGGACACCATAAGCCTACAGAATGACTCAAGGATAaaag acaccctcggcgAGTGGGGTCAAGGCCATGGTCTGCCATTCAACGTCGACCgtggagcaattaggattaagtgccttgctcaagggcagatcgacagatttttcactttgtcgGCTCAGGGAGA GCAGTGTTGA
- the LOC111977444 gene encoding uncharacterized protein isoform X2: MANSVAFHTQLASIMEVLANAAVAEICELVDNGYAVLHLEISQGQKENEALRRKLRMMELKVSRASAMRAGMGSSILAHSRFRTHVGMESKRTSSGEVQCQRAVDSQLVTSLFRDGKSSGDTGQTTTQRKPAALDEIKPKSLTIKEERREEAWDNHDQRERLSTGALNHSIDGGERHSNIVTEATQPISKQENASSCKWVSGETDNNENLSVNKRSQTPALEDGDGILDHAGFDCMMFEPPRQLGTLSTQGPGADLPECSYSHVDVVPLNSDSENSFPFSMNKVSHSITEHKQPVAYRDNRQRVPLPSGEPHMTVRKGMETGSNALVMTDGWVSHDSHNNDAVNYNQDGTAGNRFICSFCGKTLACLKNLKTHLRVHTGEKPFSCMQCGKRFSDSSNLKRHQSVHTGERRYGCSHCGKRFAQSGHLKVHLSVHTGCKQFRCPQCGKTFISANHLKRHISVHDGEESILPTTFQ, encoded by the exons ATGGCAAATTCCGTTGCCTTTCACACTCAgctagcctccatcatggaggtttTGGCTAACGCGGCCGTGGCTGAAATCTGCGAGCTTGTTGACAATGGCTATGCGGTCCTGCATTTGGAGATATCTCAAGGACAGAAGGAGAATGAAGCGTTGAGGAGGAAACTACGGATGATGGAGCTGAAAGTGTCTCGTGCGAGTGCCATGAGAGCGGGAATGGGAAGCTCAATCCTCGCGCACAGTCGCTTTCGAACTCACGTTGGCATGGAATCGAAAAGGACATCAAGCG GTGAGGTACAATGTCAGAGAGCAGTTGATTCCCAGTTGGTCACCAGCCTGTTTAGGGATGGAAAGTCCTCAGGTGATACTGGACAGACTACCACACAGAGAAAG CCTGCTGCGTTGGATGAGATAAAGCCCAAATCACTTACCATCAAAGAGGAGAGGCGGGAAGAAGCCTGGGACAATCATGACCAACGAGAGAGATTGAGTACCG GAGCTTTAAATCATAGTATTGATGGAGGAGAAAGGCATTCCAACATCGTCACAGAGGCTACTCAACCAATCAGCAAACAGGAGAATGCCAGCTCTTGTAAATGGGTGAGTGGCGAAACCGACAACAATGAAAACCTGAGTGTGAACAAAAGATCTCAAACCCCAGCATTGGAAGATGGTGATGGAATACTTGACCATGCAGGCTTTGATTGTATGATGTTTGAGCCCCCCAGACAACTTGGGACTCTTAGCACCCAGGGTCCTGGGGCTGATCTTCCCGAGTGCTCTTACTCTCATGTGGATGTTGTACCTCTTAATTCTGATTCAGAGAATAGTTTTCCCTTTTCGATGAACAAGGTGAGTCACTCCATAACTGAGCACAAACAACCTGTAGCTTACAGAGATAATAGACAGAGGGTGCCGTTGCCCTCAGGTGAGCCTCACATGACTGTGCGAAAAGGCATGGAGACTGGATCCAATGCCTTGGTAATGACGGATGGTTGGGTCTCCCATGACAGTCATAATAACGACGCTGTGAATTACAACCAAGACGGCACAGCAGGTAACCGGTTCATTTGTAGTTTCTGTGGTAAGACTTTGGCTTGTCTGAAGAACCTCAAGACACACCTTAGGGTTCACACCGGGGAGAAGCCGTTCAGCTGCATGCAGTGCGGGAAGCGCTTCTCCGACTCCAGCAACCTCAAGCGACACCAGAGCgttcacacaggggagagacGCTACGGCTGCAGCCACTGCGGCAAGCGCTTCGCCCAGTCGGGGCACCTCAAAGTCCACCTGAGCGTACACACAGGATGCAAGCAGTTCAGATGCCCACAGTGTGGAAAGACTTTCATATCGGCCAATCACCTCAAGAGACACATCAGTGTCCACGATGGAGAAGAAAGTATTTTACCAACTACTTTTCAGTGA